The Crocosphaera subtropica ATCC 51142 genome includes a window with the following:
- a CDS encoding AAA-like domain-containing protein, producing the protein MYDSTSSYQYQVGGGLPANAPSYVVRSADEELYQALKAGTFCYVLNSRQVGKSSLRVRVTQRLHQEGFACVTVDLSGIGNRNSSPDQWYADIIMRLVRGLGLTKQIPVRRWLEERMFLSPINRLAEILQEELPKAIAKPIVIFFDEIDSTLSLPFNTDDFFALLRSCDEYDHLTFTLLGVATPSDLIADKTRTPFNIGRAIQLQGFQEAEVKPLILGLTPKVKQPQWVMKEILSWTGGQPFLTQKLCQLMISQGDKLLDTSHVAKIVQTQMIDNWIAQDEPPHFRTIRDRLLCHEQRASRLLGLYQQVLEEGQLLADDSPEQIELLLSGLVVKQAGYLRPYNPIYQAIFNLDWVEKQLQTLRPYGERLNAWVHSNYQDPSHLLRGQALIDAQTWAKGKNLSNQDYRFLAASQEQEKQEVQGTLLITEQANHILTKAQQKANRTIRRGFLGLSVVSVVALSLLGMAGWLTQKTVRQQQQVALGEVKAMTLASEASFEAHQTLNALLESLKAGNKLTEIGWHRADTDLKIRVEKALHQSLYRIQEQNRFNGHQDMVTRVKYSPDGQTLATASWDKTLKIWAKDGTLLQTLNGHQDAVWSVNYSPDGQFLVSASRDKTAKLWRVADGTKVATLDFNDDWVACVGFSPDSQRVATMGWNGVVKLWNLQGKEILSFKTHNAPVMAIHYSPKAELIATASRDGTAKIWNLQGEAVATLRGHQDWVMYVNFSPDGQTLVTGSKDKTAKLWDLQGRELATLEGHTETVGSGAFSRDGQTIATAGFDKTVRLWNRQGKLLNVLRGHTDAVWGVNFNETGQILASSGEDGTVRLWNLNHALKSAQSLTILPEEDAAKADISLSPDGQLLGTAGRYTMGKLWDLQGNMVAKLSSHGDNLRSIAFSPDGQLLVTASRDKTAKLWNRQGDALATLRGHQGDVRDASFSPDGQWIVTASWDKTAKLWNRQGQVLFTLQGHEESIRQVEFSPNGQIIATASDDGTVQLWTPQGKPLNTLRGHQEGVLGVAFSPDSQRVVTASKDSTLKLWTTKGEAIATLRGHETAVNSVSFSPDGQFIVSGGNDGTIRLWTKDGTLLQTLGGHESGVRKVLFRPNGQQLISSDVTGTVMQWDLTLEANPETLLKQGCEWVKDYLQTNLYVSETDKQVCAPQSGSLRDRFLTAKISLTL; encoded by the coding sequence ATGTATGACTCAACTTCATCATATCAATACCAGGTGGGAGGAGGGCTACCCGCCAATGCCCCAAGTTATGTGGTTCGTAGTGCCGACGAAGAACTCTATCAAGCCCTAAAAGCAGGAACCTTCTGTTATGTTCTCAACTCTCGTCAAGTCGGTAAATCCAGTTTACGGGTAAGAGTAACCCAACGCTTACACCAAGAAGGCTTTGCCTGTGTTACTGTCGATTTATCGGGTATTGGCAATCGCAACAGTAGCCCCGATCAATGGTATGCCGATATTATTATGCGTTTAGTTCGGGGTTTAGGACTGACAAAACAGATTCCTGTGCGTCGTTGGCTCGAAGAGCGGATGTTTCTCTCTCCTATCAATCGTCTAGCAGAAATATTACAAGAAGAACTCCCCAAAGCGATCGCCAAACCCATTGTTATCTTCTTCGATGAAATTGATAGTACCCTCAGTCTGCCTTTCAATACAGACGACTTTTTTGCGCTCTTACGGTCCTGTGACGAATACGATCATCTTACCTTTACCCTGTTAGGGGTAGCTACTCCCTCCGATCTCATTGCCGACAAAACCCGAACCCCTTTTAATATTGGTCGTGCCATTCAACTCCAAGGGTTTCAAGAAGCTGAAGTCAAACCTTTAATCTTAGGACTCACCCCAAAAGTGAAACAACCCCAATGGGTGATGAAAGAAATTTTAAGCTGGACAGGAGGACAACCCTTTCTGACCCAAAAACTCTGTCAATTAATGATTTCTCAAGGAGACAAGCTCCTAGATACCTCCCATGTGGCCAAGATTGTCCAAACTCAGATGATTGACAATTGGATCGCCCAAGACGAACCTCCCCATTTTCGCACCATCCGCGATCGCCTTCTTTGTCATGAACAACGGGCCAGTCGACTGTTAGGACTCTATCAACAAGTGTTAGAGGAAGGGCAACTGTTAGCCGATGATAGCCCCGAACAAATCGAACTCTTACTCTCAGGGTTAGTGGTGAAACAAGCCGGTTATTTACGCCCTTATAACCCCATTTATCAAGCTATTTTCAACCTAGACTGGGTAGAAAAGCAATTGCAAACATTGCGTCCCTACGGAGAACGTCTTAACGCTTGGGTTCATTCTAACTACCAAGATCCCTCCCACCTCTTGCGAGGACAAGCCCTCATCGATGCCCAAACTTGGGCAAAAGGGAAAAACCTCAGTAACCAAGATTATCGCTTTTTAGCTGCCAGTCAAGAACAGGAAAAACAGGAAGTCCAAGGGACTCTCTTAATCACAGAACAAGCTAACCATATCCTAACCAAAGCTCAACAAAAAGCTAATCGCACCATTCGTCGTGGTTTCTTGGGTTTATCCGTCGTCTCTGTTGTGGCCCTTTCCCTGTTAGGGATGGCGGGTTGGTTGACCCAGAAAACCGTCCGACAACAACAACAGGTAGCTTTAGGAGAAGTCAAAGCTATGACCTTAGCTTCAGAAGCCTCCTTTGAAGCCCATCAAACCCTAAACGCATTATTAGAAAGCCTCAAAGCTGGTAACAAACTGACGGAGATAGGATGGCATCGAGCAGACACCGATCTCAAAATTCGTGTAGAAAAAGCCCTACATCAGTCTCTCTACCGAATACAAGAACAAAACCGCTTCAATGGCCATCAAGATATGGTCACACGGGTTAAATACAGTCCCGACGGACAAACCTTAGCCACAGCCAGTTGGGATAAAACCTTAAAAATTTGGGCTAAAGACGGAACCCTACTCCAAACCCTCAACGGCCATCAAGACGCAGTGTGGAGCGTTAATTATAGTCCCGATGGTCAATTCCTCGTCAGTGCCAGCCGAGATAAAACCGCTAAACTCTGGCGTGTGGCCGATGGAACCAAAGTGGCCACGCTTGATTTTAATGATGATTGGGTGGCTTGTGTGGGGTTTAGTCCCGATAGTCAACGGGTGGCTACCATGGGATGGAATGGGGTCGTCAAACTCTGGAATTTACAAGGGAAAGAGATCCTCTCCTTTAAAACCCACAATGCTCCTGTGATGGCTATTCACTACAGTCCGAAAGCAGAGTTAATTGCTACAGCGAGTCGGGATGGAACAGCCAAAATTTGGAATCTTCAAGGGGAAGCAGTGGCTACCCTCCGAGGTCATCAAGATTGGGTCATGTATGTGAATTTTAGCCCCGATGGTCAAACGTTAGTGACAGGGAGTAAGGATAAAACCGCTAAACTTTGGGATCTTCAGGGACGAGAATTAGCTACCTTAGAAGGTCATACAGAGACAGTAGGCAGTGGGGCGTTTAGTCGAGACGGTCAAACCATTGCCACAGCGGGTTTTGATAAAACAGTCCGTCTTTGGAATCGTCAAGGTAAACTCTTGAATGTTCTTCGTGGGCATACAGATGCGGTTTGGGGGGTGAATTTTAATGAAACGGGACAAATTTTGGCCAGTAGTGGGGAGGATGGAACTGTACGCCTTTGGAATCTAAATCATGCCTTGAAATCAGCCCAAAGCCTCACTATACTCCCAGAAGAGGATGCTGCTAAAGCCGATATTAGTCTCAGTCCCGATGGTCAATTATTAGGGACAGCCGGACGCTATACTATGGGGAAACTTTGGGATTTACAGGGGAATATGGTTGCTAAATTGAGCAGTCATGGGGATAACCTCAGAAGTATCGCATTTAGTCCCGATGGTCAATTATTAGTCACCGCAAGTCGGGATAAAACGGCTAAACTGTGGAATCGACAGGGAGACGCTCTGGCTACCCTCCGTGGCCACCAAGGGGATGTGAGGGATGCCAGTTTTAGCCCTGATGGTCAATGGATTGTAACAGCCAGTTGGGATAAAACCGCTAAACTGTGGAATCGACAGGGACAAGTGTTATTCACCCTACAAGGTCATGAAGAGAGTATCAGACAGGTGGAGTTTAGCCCCAATGGTCAAATCATTGCCACTGCTAGTGATGATGGTACAGTTCAACTGTGGACTCCCCAAGGAAAGCCCTTAAACACCTTACGAGGGCATCAAGAAGGGGTGTTAGGGGTCGCCTTTAGCCCCGATAGTCAACGGGTAGTCACCGCCAGTAAAGATTCCACCCTCAAACTCTGGACGACCAAGGGGGAGGCGATCGCCACGTTACGGGGCCATGAAACGGCAGTTAATTCTGTCAGTTTTAGTCCGGATGGTCAATTTATTGTCAGTGGGGGGAATGATGGTACGATTCGCCTCTGGACCAAAGACGGAACCCTCCTGCAAACCCTAGGGGGTCACGAGTCTGGGGTAAGAAAAGTCTTGTTTAGGCCCAATGGTCAGCAACTGATTTCTTCTGATGTAACGGGGACTGTGATGCAGTGGGACTTAACCTTAGAGGCTAACCCTGAAACGTTACTAAAACAAGGATGTGAATGGGTTAAGGATTACTTGCAAACCAATCTCTATGTAAGCGAAACTGACAAACAGGTGTGCGCGCCGCAAAGCGGATCTCTTCGAGATCGCTTTCTTACTGCTAAAATATCCTTAACTCTCTAG
- the ftsY gene encoding signal recognition particle-docking protein FtsY has product MFNWFRRKINKTESEPVSEPTEQVTTPETEPSSKQSDQEDYLTWAKTAYKNIQQRQTPSTSQPEATELPPETTEQPVTEVEPETPQNSQSPPKETKKEETPAWMQKSDRLEALKETAMETAAVEDTTPITFDEEFVWSAKVLAAQGRAPDDISEEEINWLKRLRQGLGKSRRGLVNQLKSIVGQGPLNEDAVMEIEALLLQADTGIEATDYIISTLQNKLLEEALPPEQALDYLKSILRDILDRPLQKVVNPGFAPEKGVLNIWLLTGVNGAGKTTTIGKLAHLAQKSGYNCIIAAADTFRAAAVEQVKVWGERTNTPVIANPGKNTDPAAVVFDGISAAQARQADLLLVDTAGRLQNKKNLMAELAKIRRIIDKKADKAQVESLLVLDATLGQNGLRQAQVFSEAANLSGVVLTKLDGTAKGGVALAVAQQLELPIRFIGVGEGIEDLRPFSSYEFVEALLNE; this is encoded by the coding sequence ATGTTTAATTGGTTTCGCCGTAAAATTAATAAGACCGAATCAGAACCAGTTTCAGAACCCACTGAACAAGTGACCACTCCTGAAACTGAACCTTCTAGCAAACAAAGCGATCAAGAAGATTATTTAACTTGGGCAAAAACCGCATATAAAAATATTCAACAACGTCAAACCCCCTCAACCTCACAGCCAGAAGCAACAGAACTCCCCCCAGAAACCACAGAACAGCCAGTTACTGAAGTTGAACCAGAAACCCCTCAAAACTCTCAGTCCCCTCCAAAAGAGACTAAGAAAGAAGAAACCCCGGCGTGGATGCAAAAATCCGATCGCCTAGAAGCCCTCAAAGAAACGGCCATGGAAACGGCGGCCGTAGAAGACACCACTCCTATCACCTTCGACGAAGAATTTGTTTGGTCAGCGAAAGTTTTAGCAGCCCAAGGACGGGCCCCAGATGACATTTCAGAAGAAGAAATTAACTGGTTAAAACGGCTACGTCAAGGTTTAGGCAAAAGCCGTCGTGGGTTAGTTAACCAATTAAAATCCATCGTCGGTCAAGGGCCTCTGAATGAAGATGCCGTTATGGAAATTGAAGCCCTGTTATTACAAGCAGATACAGGGATAGAAGCGACGGATTACATTATTTCTACCTTACAAAATAAACTCTTAGAAGAAGCTTTACCCCCAGAACAGGCACTAGACTACCTCAAAAGTATTTTACGGGATATTTTAGACCGTCCTTTGCAAAAAGTGGTTAACCCAGGGTTTGCCCCAGAAAAAGGGGTTTTGAATATTTGGTTATTAACCGGGGTCAATGGCGCAGGAAAAACCACAACCATCGGCAAATTAGCCCATTTAGCTCAAAAATCTGGCTACAATTGTATCATTGCTGCTGCTGATACCTTTCGGGCTGCTGCTGTTGAACAAGTGAAGGTTTGGGGTGAAAGAACCAACACCCCTGTTATTGCTAACCCTGGCAAAAATACAGACCCGGCTGCTGTAGTATTTGACGGCATTTCGGCAGCCCAAGCCCGTCAAGCAGATTTATTATTAGTAGATACAGCCGGAAGACTCCAAAATAAAAAGAATTTAATGGCCGAATTAGCAAAAATTAGGCGTATTATTGATAAAAAAGCAGATAAAGCTCAAGTAGAATCCTTGTTAGTCTTAGATGCCACTTTAGGACAAAATGGGCTACGTCAAGCGCAAGTTTTCTCCGAAGCAGCCAATTTGAGTGGGGTAGTTTTAACCAAATTAGACGGAACAGCAAAGGGTGGGGTTGCTTTAGCGGTTGCCCAACAATTAGAATTACCTATTCGTTTTATTGGGGTTGGAGAAGGAATCGAAGATTTACGACCTTTTTCTAGTTATGAATTTGTCGAAGCTTTACTAAATGAATAA
- a CDS encoding AAA-like domain-containing protein, with the protein MAGRRQEPLISFENALTIADQAVFSKTGRHLKNIEVAVLQGSLLGHNYDQIADEVGYAPEYIKHDVGPKLWKLLSASFGEKVSKTNVMAVLAQQTHRHNTTSVLPGDNGFKPSALEPPVGPVSLHSPLYLQRPPIESRCYDEILRPGSLIRIKAPRQMGKTSLMLRILDHAKQQLEHDGVMTVALSLQRADKAAFSDLDRFLRWFCTVITRKLKLPYRVEDYWSDTFGSKSNCTAYFEDCILSEIDGPLVLALDQVDEVFLHPEVADDFFTLLRSWYEEASYGDSGNPLWQNLRLIIVHSTEVYIPLDINKSPFNVGLAIELQPFTFDQVSILAKSYALNLSNADLQQLMDFIAGHPYLVQQALYHLATQNLTLEGLINTGATDASIYHHHLHRLLQNLREHHILSTTYQQVLEASAPIELEQLPAFKLHSMGLVVLQGNQVISSCQLYRQYFLTKNIVCDEG; encoded by the coding sequence ATGGCAGGTCGTCGTCAAGAACCCCTTATTTCTTTTGAAAATGCTTTAACCATTGCTGATCAAGCGGTTTTTTCCAAGACAGGAAGACATCTCAAAAATATTGAAGTTGCTGTCTTACAAGGCTCTTTATTGGGTCATAATTACGACCAAATTGCTGATGAAGTGGGTTATGCACCAGAATATATCAAACACGATGTTGGTCCAAAATTGTGGAAACTTCTCTCGGCCAGCTTTGGAGAAAAGGTGAGCAAAACCAATGTGATGGCGGTCTTAGCGCAACAAACCCATCGCCATAACACCACTTCTGTGTTGCCTGGAGACAATGGCTTTAAACCTTCTGCCTTAGAACCCCCAGTCGGACCGGTTTCCCTTCACTCTCCCCTTTACCTACAACGGCCTCCCATTGAATCTCGTTGCTACGACGAGATTTTACGTCCCGGTTCTTTGATCCGCATCAAAGCCCCCCGTCAAATGGGAAAAACGTCTCTGATGCTGCGAATCTTAGACCATGCTAAACAACAATTAGAGCATGATGGGGTGATGACTGTAGCCTTGAGTTTACAACGGGCTGATAAAGCTGCATTTTCAGATTTAGATCGCTTCTTACGTTGGTTTTGTACGGTCATTACCCGCAAACTCAAACTCCCCTATCGGGTTGAAGACTACTGGAGTGATACGTTTGGCAGCAAAAGCAACTGTACCGCCTATTTTGAAGATTGCATTCTATCAGAAATTGACGGGCCTTTAGTGTTGGCCTTAGACCAAGTGGATGAAGTCTTTCTACATCCAGAAGTGGCGGATGATTTTTTCACTTTACTCCGTTCCTGGTACGAAGAAGCTTCCTATGGAGACAGTGGCAACCCCCTTTGGCAAAACCTTCGTCTAATCATTGTTCATTCTACAGAAGTTTATATTCCCCTTGATATTAATAAATCTCCCTTTAATGTGGGGTTAGCAATCGAATTACAACCGTTTACCTTTGACCAGGTTTCTATCTTGGCTAAATCTTATGCTCTAAACCTCTCAAACGCTGATCTTCAGCAACTTATGGACTTCATTGCTGGCCACCCTTATTTAGTACAACAAGCCCTGTATCATCTGGCTACCCAAAACCTTACCCTAGAAGGGTTGATCAACACAGGGGCAACCGATGCGAGTATTTATCATCATCATCTTCATCGATTATTACAAAATTTGCGAGAACATCATATTTTATCAACCACTTATCAACAAGTTTTAGAAGCATCAGCGCCGATTGAATTGGAACAATTACCAGCGTTTAAATTACATAGTATGGGTTTGGTTGTTTTACAAGGAAATCAAGTAATCTCAAGTTGTCAATTATATAGGCAATATTTTTTAACAAAAAACATTGTCTGTGATGAAGGATAA
- a CDS encoding endonuclease, whose amino-acid sequence MIQKIARIFLSTLFCILLVAKPSWAINVSPGDRIELQATSSLGVPLHDRPSPSLVGRTPDKTIAEVVAIANDQRWIEIKLPSGAQNWIVERYIGRIVSSSGETIDTREVTNLLSGEDKLTVAAMNVENLDPDDSDRLNPLGKLIVNNLKSPDIIVLIEIQDNDGPNNSDITDGTETYNALIDAITTATGPDYIAFDIPPGDDKDGGQPGGNIRVGYLYQPSRVALNPGTAGTATDTVTVLEGPTLSLNPGRIEPDNGAFQNSRKPIVAEFQFKQNPIFIIGNHFVSQRGGNDDKRRKQATVVGNFVKALLSEDSKANVIVAGDLNDVIDSEPITILERSGLTNLSKLLPPSDRYTYEFNNNLQQLDYILVSDNLFTTGKSQFDIVHVNVNQPSNLALSDHDVVLGQFPLPEMAEMLETPSSESIFPDLSGEALRSRLATEYRVKTSLGYDNARDFMYSELDNENGMVRGIYSDFTVEVNPNSSRPRSDAYQKGKGINAEHSWPQSKGATGVAKSDIHHLFPTQVRVNSLRGSFPFAEIEDSRTERWLIDNREENTIPSSNIDAYSEWINGGFEPKESVKGNIARALFYFYTIYRDQAEEGFFEGQQDTLCDWNVNDPVDAAELKRTHEIALKQGNDNPFVVDPTLAKRLYCNP is encoded by the coding sequence ATGATTCAGAAAATTGCTCGTATTTTCTTAAGCACGTTATTCTGTATTTTACTGGTAGCTAAACCCAGTTGGGCTATTAATGTGTCTCCTGGCGATCGCATTGAACTCCAAGCCACTTCTTCCTTAGGCGTTCCCCTTCATGATCGTCCGTCTCCAAGCTTAGTGGGCAGAACACCCGATAAAACCATTGCCGAAGTGGTAGCGATAGCCAATGATCAACGCTGGATTGAGATCAAGTTACCCTCTGGGGCGCAAAATTGGATTGTAGAGCGATATATCGGTCGTATCGTCTCATCTTCGGGGGAAACCATCGATACTCGTGAAGTAACTAACTTGCTATCGGGAGAAGATAAGCTCACTGTAGCAGCCATGAACGTAGAAAATTTAGACCCAGACGATAGCGATCGCTTAAATCCTTTGGGTAAACTCATTGTTAACAATTTAAAATCTCCCGATATTATCGTTCTGATTGAAATACAAGATAACGATGGTCCCAATAATTCAGACATTACCGACGGAACCGAAACTTATAATGCTTTAATTGATGCCATTACCACGGCTACGGGACCTGATTATATTGCCTTTGATATTCCCCCTGGCGATGACAAAGACGGAGGACAACCGGGGGGCAATATTCGTGTCGGTTATCTATATCAACCCTCTAGAGTGGCGTTAAACCCAGGAACTGCAGGAACGGCAACAGATACAGTTACCGTTTTAGAAGGTCCAACATTATCCTTAAACCCTGGCCGCATTGAACCCGATAATGGTGCGTTTCAGAACAGTCGTAAGCCGATTGTAGCTGAGTTTCAATTTAAGCAAAATCCTATATTTATCATCGGTAATCATTTTGTTTCTCAACGGGGTGGTAATGATGATAAACGACGAAAACAAGCGACGGTGGTGGGGAATTTTGTTAAAGCGTTATTGTCTGAAGATAGCAAAGCCAATGTGATTGTCGCAGGGGATCTTAATGATGTGATTGATTCAGAACCTATTACTATTTTAGAAAGGTCTGGATTGACCAATTTGTCTAAGTTATTGCCTCCAAGCGATCGCTATACCTATGAATTCAACAATAATCTTCAACAACTTGATTACATTTTAGTCAGTGACAATTTATTCACCACAGGTAAGAGTCAATTTGATATTGTTCATGTTAATGTCAATCAACCCAGTAATCTCGCTTTGAGTGATCATGATGTGGTACTCGGTCAATTTCCCTTACCTGAAATGGCTGAAATGCTAGAAACCCCGTCTTCTGAAAGCATTTTTCCAGACTTGAGTGGAGAAGCGTTACGCTCACGTTTAGCAACAGAATATCGAGTGAAAACCAGTTTAGGATACGATAATGCAAGAGACTTTATGTACAGCGAACTGGATAATGAAAACGGTATGGTTAGGGGAATTTATTCGGATTTTACCGTGGAAGTTAATCCTAATTCTTCTCGTCCTCGATCAGATGCTTATCAAAAGGGGAAAGGAATTAATGCTGAACATTCTTGGCCTCAAAGTAAAGGAGCAACTGGGGTGGCTAAAAGTGATATCCATCATCTTTTTCCCACTCAAGTAAGAGTGAATAGTCTTCGGGGTAGTTTTCCGTTTGCAGAAATTGAGGATAGTCGCACCGAACGCTGGCTAATCGATAACCGAGAGGAAAACACCATTCCTAGCAGTAATATTGATGCTTATAGTGAATGGATCAACGGTGGTTTTGAACCTAAAGAAAGTGTGAAAGGGAATATTGCCAGAGCCTTGTTTTACTTTTACACGATTTATCGGGATCAAGCCGAAGAAGGTTTCTTTGAGGGGCAACAAGATACCCTTTGTGATTGGAATGTCAATGATCCTGTCGATGCTGCTGAACTCAAACGCACTCATGAAATTGCGCTAAAACAAGGCAATGATAATCCTTTTGTTGTTGATCCAACCTTAGCAAAGCGTCTCTATTGTAATCCTTAA
- a CDS encoding D-Ala-D-Ala carboxypeptidase family metallohydrolase, producing MNTIKATTQTFLKKVVTQASQLSDNQKVQVPQGKTYQIINYAEAEQGHYQVELNYGAGTWYLWSGHWQLPWEDNQEEAEITKTDFFSPENLKAIMPNATSADIATYVNPLNKVLSDFDLATTTRACAFIAQIAHESGSLRYKEEIASGAAYEGRRDLGNTQPGDGKRFKGRGLIQLTGRANYRQCGQALNLPLEQNPELVVKDPYTNAAVAGWYWQSRNINAAADAGDFQRVTRLINGGLNGYSDRLQYWERAKKVLGQQDHQKSNVPSSWKAVNWNDVNAKVSNYFTVREVINGDRRRIPTDDTIKQNIFTLAQELDKVREAWGSPIIVTSWYRPPAINRAIGGATRSQHILGKAADIRPVQGNLYQFQDWLDKVAWKDKALGYGAKKGFVHVDLRPGKIRWNY from the coding sequence ATGAACACCATCAAAGCAACCACTCAAACTTTCCTCAAAAAAGTAGTAACCCAAGCCTCTCAACTCTCAGATAACCAAAAAGTACAAGTCCCCCAAGGAAAAACCTACCAAATTATTAATTACGCTGAAGCAGAACAAGGTCACTACCAAGTAGAATTAAACTATGGTGCCGGAACCTGGTACCTTTGGTCAGGTCACTGGCAACTCCCCTGGGAAGATAACCAAGAGGAAGCAGAAATTACAAAGACAGACTTCTTTTCCCCTGAAAATCTTAAAGCGATTATGCCAAATGCTACTTCGGCCGACATCGCTACCTATGTTAACCCCCTTAATAAAGTCTTGTCTGACTTTGATTTAGCCACAACCACTAGGGCTTGCGCCTTCATTGCTCAAATTGCTCATGAAAGCGGTTCTTTACGCTATAAAGAAGAAATCGCATCAGGGGCAGCCTATGAAGGACGACGGGACTTAGGCAACACTCAACCAGGAGACGGTAAACGCTTCAAGGGCAGAGGTTTGATCCAACTCACCGGCAGGGCAAACTATCGTCAATGTGGACAGGCGTTAAATTTACCCCTAGAACAAAATCCCGAATTAGTTGTCAAAGATCCTTACACCAATGCTGCGGTGGCCGGTTGGTATTGGCAAAGTCGTAACATTAACGCAGCAGCTGATGCTGGAGACTTTCAACGGGTGACACGGTTGATCAACGGCGGATTGAATGGATATAGCGATCGCCTTCAATATTGGGAGAGAGCTAAGAAAGTGTTAGGACAACAAGACCATCAAAAAAGCAATGTTCCTAGCTCTTGGAAAGCAGTGAACTGGAATGATGTCAATGCCAAGGTGTCCAACTATTTTACCGTCCGAGAAGTGATCAACGGCGATCGCCGTCGCATTCCCACTGATGACACCATTAAGCAAAACATTTTTACCTTAGCCCAAGAATTAGATAAGGTGCGAGAAGCCTGGGGATCTCCCATTATTGTCACCTCTTGGTATCGTCCCCCTGCCATTAACCGTGCTATTGGTGGAGCGACCCGTTCTCAACATATTTTAGGAAAAGCTGCCGATATTCGACCGGTTCAGGGCAATTTATATCAATTCCAAGATTGGTTAGATAAGGTAGCCTGGAAAGATAAAGCGTTGGGCTATGGGGCGAAAAAAGGCTTTGTCCATGTTGATCTGCGTCCTGGAAAGATTCGCTGGAATTATTAA
- a CDS encoding DUF4278 domain-containing protein, translating into MKLIYRGIQYDNTNTPNIVNQEKQLTAKYRGISYQVSLNSQKAKQVNHILKYRGVNYNSQPNKNVLQTTPYSTGIDGDHIPNHLIA; encoded by the coding sequence ATGAAACTTATTTATAGAGGGATTCAATACGATAACACCAACACACCTAACATCGTGAACCAAGAGAAACAACTGACAGCTAAATATCGAGGAATCAGCTATCAAGTTTCTTTAAATTCCCAAAAAGCTAAACAAGTCAATCATATTTTGAAGTATCGAGGGGTTAACTATAACAGTCAACCTAACAAAAATGTTCTTCAAACCACTCCTTATTCTACTGGTATCGACGGTGATCATATTCCTAATCATTTAATCGCATAA
- a CDS encoding DUF4168 domain-containing protein, whose amino-acid sequence MDSTNKKMLKQLLWNGCLGVVICATGFGGFPAYSQPGEMIAQSSSEMAAKDISQQELEKFAKAIADLRAIDEQTQQRMIEAVQATGMSPEEFMEIGKQEDTQMNLSADKQMQFEEALEAVRDLNEEDRKKKRVAVQEAGLEISRFNEIGRIVENNRDLQKQVVEILSR is encoded by the coding sequence ATGGATTCTACAAATAAGAAAATGCTTAAACAATTATTATGGAACGGGTGTCTAGGCGTAGTTATTTGCGCCACTGGTTTTGGGGGATTTCCCGCTTATAGTCAGCCAGGAGAAATGATCGCTCAATCTTCTTCTGAAATGGCTGCTAAAGATATTTCACAACAAGAGTTAGAAAAATTTGCCAAAGCGATCGCTGATTTACGGGCGATCGATGAACAAACTCAGCAAAGAATGATTGAAGCGGTTCAAGCGACAGGAATGTCCCCCGAAGAATTTATGGAAATTGGCAAACAAGAAGATACGCAAATGAATCTCTCGGCCGATAAACAAATGCAGTTTGAAGAAGCCTTAGAAGCGGTGAGAGACCTCAATGAAGAAGATCGCAAGAAAAAACGAGTTGCTGTCCAAGAGGCAGGTTTAGAAATTTCACGGTTCAATGAAATCGGCAGAATTGTCGAAAATAATCGTGATCTACAAAAGCAAGTGGTTGAAATCTTATCTCGATAA